A DNA window from Anoplolepis gracilipes chromosome 13, ASM4749672v1, whole genome shotgun sequence contains the following coding sequences:
- the Rpl7a gene encoding large ribosomal subunit protein eL8 produces MVQKKPKKKVGKKVAAAPLAVKKVEPKKVTNPLFEKRTRNFGIGQDIQPARDLSRFVRWPKYIRIQRQRAVLQKRLKVPPTINQFTQTLDKQTATQLFKVLEKYRPESAAMKKARLKARAEQKIAKKEDTPTKRPNVIRYGTNTVTTLVEQKKAQLVVIAHDVDPLEIVLFLPALCRKMGVPYCIIKGKARLGRLVRRKTCTTVALTQVDSGDRANFAKIVEAIKTNFNDRYDEIRRHWGGGLLGSKSAARIAKLEKAKAKELAQKQG; encoded by the exons ATGGTCCAGAAAAAG CCAAAGAAGAAAGTAGGGAAAAAGGTAGCTGCCGCACCATTGGCAGTCAAAAAGGTTGAACCAAAGAAGGTGACCAACCCACTTTTTGAAAAACGAACACGCAACTTTGGCATTG gGCAGGACATTCAGCCAGCACGTGATCTGAGTCGCTTTGTAAGATGGCCCAAGTATATTCGTATTCAGCGTCAAAGGGCTGTGTTGCAAAAGAGGTTGAAGGTACCACCAACAATCAACCAGTTCACACAAACATTAGATAAGCAAACAG ctACTCAGTTATTTAAGGTATTGGAAAAATACCGACCTGAATCAGCAGCTATGAAAAAAGCAAGATTGAAGGCAAGAGCTGAGCAAAAGATTGCAAAAAAGGAAGATACGCCAACAAAGCGACCAAATGTCATTCGTTATGGGACCAACACAGTGACTACACTAGTGGAgcaaaagaaggctcagctggTTGTTATTGCACATGATGTAGATCCTCTTGAg ATTGTGTTATTCCTTCCTGCCTTGTGTCGTAAGATGGGTGTACCATATTGTATCATCAAGGGTAAGGCACGCCTGGGACGTCTGGTTAGACGCAAGACCTGTACAACTGTTGCTTTGACACAG GTGGATTCCGGCGATAGAGCCAATTTTGCAAAGATTGTTGAAGCTATTAAAACGAACTTCAATGATCGATATGACGAAATTAGACGTCATTGGGGCGGTGGTTTATTGGGAAGTAAATCTGCAGCGAGAATAGCGAAATTGGAGAAAGCTAAAGCAAAGGAGCTTGCACAAAAACAAGGTTAA
- the Ufc1 gene encoding ubiquitin-fold modifier-conjugating enzyme 1, with protein sequence MVDESTKKTLSNIPLLQTKASPRDKDLWVQRLKEEYQALIKYVKNNKEADNDWFRLESNKEGTKWFGKCWYIQNFLKYEFEIEFDIPVTYPTTAPEIALPELDGKTAKMYRGGKICLTDHFKPLWARNVPKFGIAHAMALGLGPWLAVEIPELIERGVVVHKESEKKS encoded by the exons ATGGTGGATGAATCAACGAAGAAAACTTTAAGTAACATTCCGTTACTGCAAACAAAAGCCAGTCCCAGAGATAAAGATTTATGGGTGCAAAGATTGAAGGAAGAGTATCAAGCTCTAATTAAG tatgtcaaaaataataaggaaGCAGACAATGATTGGTTTCGACTGGAATCAAACAAGGAAGGTACCAAGTGGTTTGGCAAATGCTGGTACATTCAGAATTTCCTGAAGTATGAATTTGAAATAGAATTTGAT ATTCCTGTTACATATCCTACAACGGCACCTGAAATTGCTTTACCAGAATTAGATGGTAAAACAGCAAAGATGTACAGGGGAGGTAAGATTTGCCTCACTGACCATTTCAAGCCATTGTGGGCTCGTAATGTACCCAAGTTTGGCATCGCTCATGCAATGGCTCTTGGT TTAGGACCTTGGTTGGCAGTCGAGATTCCAGAACTTATAGAAAGAGGTGTTGTAGTTCACAAGGAAAGTGAAAAGAAATCGTga
- the LOC140672607 gene encoding methionine aminopeptidase 1D, mitochondrial, giving the protein MAQFFKIYFLNFLKTVSKTRDVKISRAVHTYNNNYFGKYAIVRPWLVSEKIVIPAYIPQPSYSETSIPEKDGPITPEIKDEYQIECMRQSCKLASHILYQVDTLIEPGITTDFLDKQVHDMIIGNGAYPSPLNYHGFPKSICTSVNNVACHGIPDSRPLQEGDIINVDVTVYLNGCHGDCSAMFQVGEVDSEGKRLITITELCLKSAIEICKPDQHFCNIGNVIEDIANKHNFNVIPAFVGHGIGTYFHGAPDIFHFANNYPGRMQPGMTFTIEPVLSQGMTQCEILEDGWTACTVDNSRTAQIEHTILITNDGCEVLTLYP; this is encoded by the exons actagagatgtaaaaatatcaagagcTGTTCAtacctataataataattatttcggcAAATATGCTATAGTTCGACCATGGTTGGTTTCTGAAAAGATAGTTATACCTGCATATATACCTCAGCCATCCTATAGTGAAACATCAATACCTGAAAAAGATGGGCCAATAACACCTGAAATAAAGGATGAATATCAAATAGAATGTATGAGACAAAGTTGCAAACTTGCCAGTCACATTCTGTATCAAGTTGATACATTAATTGAG CCAGGTATTACGACCGATTTTCTTGACAAACAAGTTCATGATATGATCATTGGCAATGGAGCTTATCCCAGTCCACTTAATTATCATGGTTTTCCTAAGTCTATATGCACAAGTGTCAACAATGTTGCTTGCCATGGTATTCCAGACAGTAGACCTTTACAAGAAGGAGATATAATCAATGTTGATGTCACA GTATATCTTAATGGCTGTCATGGCGACTGCTCGGCTATGTTTCAAGTAGGTGAAGTCGATTCAGAAGGCAAACGATTGATAACGATTACGGAATTGTGTTTAAAATCAGCCATTGAAATATGCAAGCCTGATCAACATTTCTGTAATATTG GTAATGTGATAGAAGATATagcaaataaacataattttaatgtgaTACCTGCATTTGTCGGTCATGGTATTGGGACTTATTTTCATGGTGCTCCAGACATATTTCACTTTG cAAATAATTATCCTGGAAGAATGCAACCAGGGATGACATTTACTATTGAACCTGTTTTAAGTCAAGGAATGACGCAGTGTGAAATTTTGGAAGATGGATGGACAGCTTGCACTGTTGATAATTCTAGAACAGCTCAAATCGAACATACGATCTTGATAACAAACGATGGATGTGAAGTACTAACACTCTATCCGTAA
- the LOC140672327 gene encoding trypsin-3 gives MQMELIDKTLPHAEFRFSDMRNDIGLFRLRRPLYRNTYVQFVAIPPAYITDMFKIYTEDCVAAGWGRHIPGSDQGSGTYLRHVRIPLISPEVCPMPNVHKEKQLCAGLPEGGRDSCQGDSGGPLICNGTQVGIVSWGKGCARPNSPGVYSRVDFYLQWLNETILLNGTSEYSFQYVLNASFSNRVHLRLLLENEQLRVKAMIWLGLRSHI, from the exons ATGCAGATGGAATTGATAGACAAGACATTGCCGCACGCAGAGTTTCGATTCTCGGACATGCGAAACGATATTGGATTGTTCAGG TTGAGAAGACCCCTTTACAGAAACACATACGTCCAATTCGTCGCAATTCCTCCGGCATACATTACGGAtatgttcaaaatatatactgaaGACTGTGTCGCAGCTGGATGGGGTCGGCACATACCTGGTTCAGAT CAAGGGAGCGGTACATATTTGCGACATGTTCGGATTCCATTAATTTCACCCGAAGTATGCCCTATGCCGAATGTgcataaagaaaaacaattatgtGCTGGTCTGCCAGAAGGTGGTCGTGATTCTTGTCAG GGTGATAGCGGTGGGCCATTAATATGTAACGGAACACAGGTTGGTATTGTCTCTTGGGGTAAGGGTTGTGCCCGTCCGAATTCACCGGGTGTTTATTCTCGCGTGGATTTTTATCTACAATGGTTGAATGAAACTATTCTTCTAAATGGAACTTCGGAATATTCGTTTCAATAC GTTCTAAATGCATCCTTCTCGAATCGTGTTCATCTTCGTCTTTTACTCGAGAATGAACAGTTACGAGTGAAAGCAATGATCTGGCTTGGCCTACGCTCGCATATCTGA
- the LOC140672373 gene encoding probable chitinase 2 — MFSTYVAFLFLLFGPYNAYGLSKMKPKHDKIVVCYVASWAAYRPGNGAFSLENLHSKHCTHLIYAFAGLNASDWTIRSLDPWADMEKNGIGNYRKMTALRKQGLKVSLGIGGWNEGSTNYSMMASSSDSRKTFIASTVEFLKTYEFDGLDLDWEFPGSRGGAAYDKQNFVSLVKELRDAFREHHFLLTAAISANKDIIDIGYDIPEVSKYLDYIHVMAYDYHGAWNKQVLPNAPLRSKDRLSVEDTIMYLLQTGAPAEKLVLGLAMYGRTFILTTLPETPKINPIGLPSLDTGFKGPYTSEDGFMGFNEICEALVLYPKEWTTGWDNYSSTAYAIKKDHVVVYDDRKAIMIKVEYVKRQKLAGVMIWSIDTDDFRGKCSFLHNDMTLLDGYDYPLMKSINTVLANNTIPLEEKKEPNSSSMQLPYSNIVFALSITMIYFPFYTNLS; from the exons ATGTTTTCTACTTACGTggcatttctctttttactttttgggCCTTATAATGCTTATG gACTCTCTAAAATGAAACCAAAACATGATAAAATTGTTGTTTGTTACGTCGCGTCTTGGGCAGCCTACAGGCCGGGAAATGGTGcattttctttagaaaatcTTCATTCAAAACATTGCACTCATTTAATTTACGCATTTGCTGGTCTAAATGCCTCAGACTGGACAATTAGAAGTCTTGATCCTTGGGCAGATATGGAGAAAAATG GAATTGGCAATTATAGAAAGATGACAGCGCTTCGTAAGCAAGGTTTAAAAGTATCACTCGGTATCGGCGGATGGAACGAAGGCAGCACAAATTATTCGATGATGGCTTCATCATCAGATAGTAGAAAAACTTTTATCGCCAGCACCGTTGAATTTCTCAA AACGTACGAGTTCGACGGGCTGGATCTTGATTGGGAATTTCCTGGAAGTCGCGGTGGTGCTGCAtatgataaacaaaattttgttagcCTTGTAAAG GAACTGCGAGATGCCTTTAGAGAGCATCACTTCTTGTTGACGGCAGCTATAAGCGCGAACAAGGACATTATTGATATAGGATATGACATTCCTGAAGTTTCTAAATACCTCGATTATATTCACGTCATGGCATATGATTATCATGGAGCGTGGAACAAACAAGTTCTTCCAAACGCACCATTGCGAAGCAAGGATCGATTAAGTGtg gAAGATACTATTATGTATTTGCTGCAAACAGGAGCGCCAGCCGAAAAATTGGTTTTAGGACTAGCGATGTACGGAAGAACTTTTATTCTTACAACTTTACCAGAAACACCAAAAATAAATCCGATTGGTCTACCTAGTCTAGATACTGGATTCAAAGGACCTTACACATCCGAAGATGGTTTCATGGGATTCAATGAG ATTTGTGAGGCGTTGGTATTATATCCGAAAGAGTGGACAACTGGATGGGATAATTATAGCAGTACAGCTTACGCGATTAAAAAGGACCATGTTGTGGTTTACGATGATCGCAAAGCAATTATGATCAag gTGGAATACGTAAAAAGACAGAAACTGGCAGGTGTTATGATATGGAGCATCGACACGGACGATTTCCGAGGAAAATGTTCATTTCTGCACAATGACATGACTTTGCTCGATGGATACGATTATCCTCTAATGAAATCCATTAATACGGTTTTGGCAAATAATACGATACCACtcgaagagaaaaaggagCCAAACTCATCGTCTATGCAATTACCTTATTCAAACATCGTGTTTGCGCTATCAATCACGAtgatttattttcctttttatacaAATCTATCTTAA
- the LOC140672823 gene encoding uncharacterized protein gives MQRPAAGHWRKILLVYILQLFPYTTLAEHMKVQLIAPQYITQFETATLFCNHTVSDDLLHKIEFMKGERRIFQYIKERNPPYITQHIEGAKLEYSKNGTTIKLNDVRFEASGSYTCEVTMTTPIYTAGADPVEMKVIQPQSANPKIIFQKSMYEVGESLEANCTSSAAYPVPYITWFINGKEVDITLVNHYPHTHHKDYLMSATARLKVEVSELHAGENGRLEISCRATIPAFPMQHEKFADIKTKAVSVQIIPAPDMTSSAAILVRELTLSTILCILNVMHEFIP, from the exons ATGCAACGTCCGGCCGCCGGTCACTGGAGAAAAATCCTCCTCgtgtatattttgcaattatttccAT ACACGACGCTGGCAGAGCACATGAAGGTCCAGTTGATTGCACCGCAGTACATAACGCAGTTCGAAACAGCTACTTTGTTCTGCAACCATACTGTCTCGGACGATTTGTTGcacaaaatagaatttatgaaGGGCGAGAGGAGGATATTTcagtatataaaagaaagaaatccgCCGTATATAACGCAGCATATCGAGGGCGCCAAGCTGGAG TATTCGAAGAATGGCACGACAATCAAACTGAATGATGTACGTTTCGAAGCTTCCGGTTCTTATACTTGCGAGGTCACTATGACAACGCCCATTTATACCGCGGGTGCTGATCCTGTAGAGATGAAAGTGATAC aaccaCAAAGTGCGAATCCtaagattatatttcaaaaaagcaTGTACGAGGTTGGCGAGAGTCTGGAGGCAAATTGTACCTCTTCGGCCGCATATCCAGTTCCTTACATAACATGGTTTATAAATGGCAAAGAG GTGGATATTACTTTAGTGAATCACTATCCACATACACATCATAAGGACTATCTGATGTCTGCAACCGCCAGGTTGAAGGTGGAAGTTTCCGAGTTGCATGCCGGAGAAAATGGACGTTTGGAGATCAGCTGTCGGGCAACGATACCTGCTTTTCCCATGCAGCACGAGAAATTTGCCGATATCAAGACAAAGGCGGTGTCGg TGCAAATTATACCAGCGCCGGATATGACGTCTTCCGCGGCGATTCTCGTACGAGAACTAACGCTATCTACAATATTGTGCATATTAAACGTGATGCACGAGTTTATTCCTTAA
- the Vps53 gene encoding vacuolar protein sorting-associated protein 53 homolog, with protein sequence MMENHEEDDLEELRSTVYTFPPSVQNVIEQVLPSTDPLDQSNFNVVDYINSLFPTEQSLSNIDDVVNDMELKIYNIDKDIRSVVRGQTNVGQDGRAALEDAQKVIRQLFVHIKDIKDKAEQSEEVVKEITRDIKQLDFAKRNLTASITALNHLHMLVEGVDSLKELTQKKQYGEIILPLQAVMEVMQHFNSYMDIPQVKQLSDQVHQIHVELAQQITADFKQAFSGQNPKHFNQLTEGCLVLSVLDPKVKKDLLIWFVNIQLQEYAHLFDENQDFAWLDKIDRRYAWIKKHLLDFESKFGTIFPQDWEISERIAVQFCHVTREDLAKLMNKRRSEIDVKLLLYAIQRTSNFESLLAKRFIGSTLETADAKSAIVNNDVTEKVPGNPFEEGSEKIETEKSKPSPFANLIGRCFEPYLNIYIESLDRNLADLMDKFVSDSKTQPPGAKEFDGIEGPSSVLSSCADLFVFYKKCMLQCTQLSTGLIMLSLTETFQKYLREYAIKILQNNLPKIGGNAGIGTSMSNITRDFRDLSTSGFIQNFQSFLKEGEIARFSKEEQSRICCILTTAEYCLETTQQLEGKLREKTDKCYAEKIVLSQEQDNFHKVISHCIQLLVQDLETACESALTAMTKVQWSSVEVVGDQSNYVNIIIAHLRQTIPTIRDRLSSCRKYFTQFCLKFASSFIAKLVQQLFKCKPLNAVGAEQLLLDVHMLKTALLDLPSTGYQVQRKAPVTYTKVVVKGMANAEMILKIVMSSIESPVDFVKQCRMHLPDLQSSEFQKILDMKGLKKTEQVQFIEQFKQLESANTMHVTKSHVVHDSPEHEAGRIKRLEKLVKKRI encoded by the exons ATGATGGAAAATCACGAGGAAGATGATTTAGAGGAATTGCGCTCTACGGTCTATACATTTCCACCGAGCGTACAGAACGTGATCGAACAG gTCTTGCCTAGTACTGATCCATTAGATCAATCCAATTTCAATGTGGTGGACTATATAAACTCTTTATTTCCTACGGAACAATCTTTGTCAAACATTGATGATGTAGTAAATGATATggaacttaaaatatataatattgacaaaGATATACGATCAGTTGTACGTGGTCAAACAAATGTAGGCCAAGATGGTAGAGCAGCATTGGAAGATGCGCAAAAAGTGATTAGACAATTATTTGTGCATATAAAAGACATAAAAGATAAAGCGGAACAGTCTGAAGAAGTAGTCAAAGAAATCACAAGAGATATCAAGCAACTGGATTTTGCTAAGAGAAATCTAACTGCCTCAATAACTGCACTGAACCATTTGCACATGCTTGTAGAAGGAGTAGATAGTTTAAa AGAATTAACGCAAAAGAAACAATATGGAGAAATTATCTTACCATTGCAAGCAGTAATGGAAGTAATGCAACATTTTAACAGTTACATGGACATACCACAAGTGAAACAATTATCTGACCAA gtaCATCAGATTCATGTTGAGCTAGCTCAGCAGATTACAGCAGATTTCAAACAAGCTTTTTCAGGCCAGAATCCAAAACATTTCAATCAGTTAACAGAGGGATGTTTGGTATTATCAGTATTAGATCCTAAAGtgaa gaAAGATCTGCTTATTTGGTTTGTAAATATCCAATTGCAAGAATATGCACATTTGTTTGATGAAAATCAGGATTTTGCTTGGTTGGATAAAATAGATCGAAGATATGCATGGATCAAGAAACATCTACTCGATTTCGAATCCAAGTTTGGTACAATCTTTCCTCAAGATTGGGAGATTTCCGAACGTATAGCTGTACAATTCTGTCATGTTACACGTGAAGATCTTGCTAAATTGATGAATAAGAGGCGTAGCGAAATAGATGTTAAATTATTGCTTTACGCAATTCAGAGAACCAGTAACTTCGAGTCATTGCTGGCCAAACGTTTTATCGGAAGTACTTTGGAGACTGCCGATGCTAAGAGTGCAATAGTCAATAATGACGTGACCGAAAAAGTTCCAGGAAATCCTTTCGAAGAAGGAAGTGAAAAG ATTGAAACTGAAAAGTCGAAACCTTCTCCGTTCGCGAATCTTATAGGAAGATGTTTTGAACCATACCTGAATATCTATATAGAAAGTTTAGATCGCAATTTAGCAGATCTGATGGATAAGTTCGTGTCCGATTCTAAAACGCAACCACCAGGTGCCAAAGAATTCGACGGCATTGAAGGTCCGAGCAGCGTCTTGAGTTCGTGTGCCGATCTGTTTGTGTTTTACAAGAAGTGTATGTTGCAATGTACACAACTTAGCACTGGCTTAATTATGTTAAGCCTTACTGAAACCTTCCAAAAATATCTACGGGAATATGCAATCAAAATCTTACAGAATAATTTGCCAaa aatcgGAGGTAATGCAGGTATCGGCACCAGCATGAGCAATATCACACGTGATTTCCGAGATCTATCAACGTCaggttttatacaaaattttcagAGTTTTTTGAAAGAAGGAGAAATTGCCAGATTTAGCAAAGAGGAACAATCTCGTATATGCTg tatcTTAACAACAGCAGAGTATTGTTTAGAGACGACACAGCAATTAGAGGGAAAGCTCCGTGAAAAGACAGACAAATGCTATgctgaaaaaattgttttgtctCAAGAACAAGATAACTTCCATAa GGTAATTTCTCACTGTATCCAATTGCTAGTTCAAGATTTAGAAACCGCCTGTGAATCCGCGTTGACTGCTATGACTAAG gtacAATGGAGTTCTGTGGAAGTAGTAGGTGATCAaagtaattatgttaatatcataataGCGCATCTTCGACAAACAATACCCACCATCCGAGATAGACTATCTTCTTGTCGAAAATATTTCACACAGTTTTGTCTCAAGTTCGCCAg TTCTTTTATAGCAAAATTAGTACAAcagttatttaaatgtaaGCCATTAAACGCTGTCGGCGCAGAACAACTATTATTAGATGTCCACATGTTAAAAACAGCTTTGTTGGATCTTCCATCAACTGGTTATCAAGTACAAAGAAAAGCTCCAGTAACATATACTAaa GTTGTAGTTAAAGGAATGGCAAATGCTGAAATGATATTGAAGATTGTAATGTCTTCGATTGAATCTCCTGTAGATTTCGTCAAACAGTGCAGAATGCATTTACCAGACTTGCAGTCTTCAGAAttccaaaaaattttagatatgaaG GGATTGAAAAAGACTGAGCAAGTTCAATTTATTGAACAATTTAAACAACTTGAAAGTGCAAATACCATGCATGTTACAAAAAGTCATGTGGTGCATGACAGCCCCGAACATGAAGCTGGAAGAATTAAAAGACTAGAAAAGCTCgttaaaaaaaggatttaa
- the Prosbeta7 gene encoding proteasome subunit beta type-4, translating into MAFTTKDVLPLWHNGPSPGAFYHFPGNQYGTGGFQKSQAPITTGTSVIGIQFKDGVIIAADILGSYGSLARYRNLERIMKVNDNIILGASGDYADFQCIKSYVERKILEEKCLDDGFSLKPKALHCWLTRVMYNRRSNFDPFWNNFVIAGLENGKPFLATVDKLGTAYNDPVIATGYGAYMATPILRKAYEDNSEMSKEEAIELLYKVMQVLFYRDARSFPKYHLGTVTKEKGVEIQGPVALDSYWGPAIM; encoded by the exons ATGGCGTTCACCACTAAAGATGTTCTACCTCTGTGGCACAATGGACCGTCACCTGGtgcattttatcattttccaGGCAACCAATATGGTACCGGTGGATTCCAAAAATCACA agCTCCTATAACGACTGGCACATCCGTTATTGGCATACAATTTAAAGACGGAGTTATTATAGCTGCCGATATCTTAGGATCTTACGGTTCACTTGCTCGTTATAGAAATCTCGAGCGTATTATGAAAGTTAATGATAACATCATTCTTGGTGCATCTGGAGACTATGCAGATTTTCAGTGTATCAAGAGCTATgtggagagaaaaat CCTGGAAGAAAAATGTTTGGATGATGGATTTAGTTTGAAACCGAAAGCACTACATTGTTGGTTAACACGTGTTATGTACAATAGGCGATCAAATTTTGATCCGTTttggaataattttgtaattgctGGATTGGAAAATGGAAAACC ATTTTTGGCAACTGTTGACAAGCTTGGAACAGCTTACAACGATCCAGTGATTGCGACTGGATATGGTGCTTATATGGCAACACCCATACTAAGAAAAGCTTATGAAGACAACAGTGAAATGAGCAAAGAGGAAGCTAttgaacttttatataaagtaatgcAAGTTCTCTTTTACAGAGATGCAAGATCTTTCCCAAAg taTCATCTTGGCACTGTCACAAAAGAAAAAGGTGTTGAAATACAAGGACCAGTAGCTTTAGATAGCTATTGGGGACCTGCAATCatgtaa
- the LOC140672822 gene encoding arginine-hydroxylase NDUFAF5, mitochondrial, with protein sequence MIPKILFRKTSRTLGDCMTHGKLNLLNLRYKPNVTCNVVPMSSLPPDSPMNVFDRKTKLLQRERAAKNADVQLYDYLKDEVGDRLSDRIFDIKRKFGRVLDLGCGRGHISKRILSDSVEELVLAEMSPSLLQQADSTEGVRVKKEVVDEENISFEPNSFDMVISCLSLHWINDLPGCFRRINSSLKNDGVFLAAVFGGDTLYELRSSLQLAELERYGGISPHISPFVEIRDIGSLLTRANFTMLTIDTDEIVIGYPSMFELMWDLKGMAENNAARNRNLHLPRDTLIAAASIYKELYGKIGEDNTVFVPATFQIIYMLGWKPDVSQPKPLERGTGEVSLKDLYKLDEIIKSSKKIKLDEDK encoded by the exons ATGATACCGAAAATTCTGTTTCGTAAAACAAGTCGGACGTTAGGCGATTGCATGACACACGGCAAGTTAAACTTGTTAAATCTCAGATATAAGCCTAATGTTACGTGTAATGTAGTACCAATGTCCTCGTTGCCACCCGACAGTCCGATGAACGTGTTTGACAGGAAGACGAAGCTGCTGCAGCGCGAACGTGCTGCGAAGAACGCTGATGTCCAGCTGTACGACTACCTCAAGGACGAAGTGGGTGACAGGCTGTCTGATCGGATATTTGACATCAAACGAAAGTTTGGTAGGGTCCTTGATCTAGGATGTGGTCGCGGTCATATATCCAAGCGAATCCTCAGTGACTCTGTAGAGGAATTAGTGCTGGCCGAGATGAGTCCAAGTTTATTGCAGCAAGCGGATAGCACGGAGGGAGTGAGAGTCAAGAAGGAAGTCGTTGATGAGGAGAATATATCCTTCGAGCCTAACAGTTTTGACATGGTGATCAGTTGTTTGAGTCTTCACTGGATCAATGATCTTCCCGGATGCTTCCGACGTATCAATAGCAGTCTGAAGAATGATGGAGTCTTTCTGGCAGCTGTATTTGGCGGCGATACTCTTTACGAGTTGAG AAGTTCCTTGCAATTAGCTGAACTCGAGAGATACGGTGGGATTTCGCCGCATATTTCACCCTTTGTGGAAATCAGGGATATTGGATCTCTATTAACGAGAGCGAATTTTACTATGTTAACTATCGATACTGACGAGATAGTTATTGGTTATCCAAGTATGTTTGAGCTTATGTGGGACTTAAAAg GAATGGCAGAAAATAACGCAGCCAGGAATCGTAACTTGCACCTACCAAGAGACACGTTGATCGCAGCAGCATCCATATACAAAGAGTTGTATGGAAAAATCGGAGAAGATAACACCGTCTTTGTTCCCGCCACGTttcagataatatatatgttgggATGGAAACCAGATGTGTCTCAACCAAAGCCTCTTGAGAGGGGAACAGGAGAAGTGTCATTGAAGGACCTGTATAAGCTCgacgaaattattaaaagtagcaagaaaataaaactagacgaagataaataa